The Dehalogenimonas lykanthroporepellens BL-DC-9 genome includes a window with the following:
- a CDS encoding cobalamin biosynthesis protein CobD (KEGG: deb:DehaBAV1_0624 adenosylcobinamide-phosphate synthase~TIGRFAM: cobalamin biosynthesis protein CobD~PFAM: cobalamin biosynthesis protein CbiB) — protein sequence MDIVLILTVALIIEFTVGDPPNRFHPVAWMGKAINLLEKAAFGGGPRYQLVYGAVVTMLLAVAVGLFAFVIGEWLESINYWLYIVIFGLLLKSSFCFFFLRKTAMGIKKQLDSGDIESARLDLRGLVSRDTSQLPQPLLVSATAESVSESLCDSVVSPLFYFLILGVPGALAFRVVSTFDSMVGYHGKYEYFGKFPARLDDVLNYIPARISAGLIILGSRFSGMSSEKAWKIARRDHGKTDSPNAGWPMAAAAGALQVRLEKTGQYLLGDPVRPLATGIVDDSLRLINWATWIWFLACYAVGGALIAFG from the coding sequence GTGGATATCGTTCTTATACTGACGGTTGCCTTGATAATAGAATTTACCGTCGGTGATCCGCCGAACAGGTTCCATCCGGTTGCCTGGATGGGAAAAGCAATCAACCTGTTGGAAAAGGCGGCCTTTGGGGGAGGCCCAAGGTATCAACTGGTTTATGGTGCGGTTGTGACCATGCTACTGGCCGTAGCAGTCGGATTGTTTGCCTTTGTCATCGGGGAATGGCTGGAGAGTATCAACTACTGGCTTTATATAGTAATTTTCGGGTTGTTACTTAAGTCCAGTTTTTGTTTTTTCTTCCTGAGAAAGACCGCAATGGGCATAAAGAAACAACTGGATTCGGGAGATATTGAAAGTGCCAGGTTAGATTTGAGAGGACTGGTGAGCCGGGATACGTCACAGCTACCTCAGCCTTTACTGGTTTCGGCCACTGCCGAATCGGTATCGGAAAGCCTGTGTGACAGCGTAGTCAGTCCTTTGTTTTATTTTCTGATTCTGGGCGTGCCGGGAGCCCTGGCTTTCAGGGTAGTCAGCACCTTCGACAGCATGGTAGGCTATCATGGTAAATATGAATATTTCGGGAAGTTTCCGGCAAGGCTGGACGATGTGCTGAATTATATACCAGCCAGGATAAGCGCTGGTTTGATAATACTAGGCTCGCGTTTTTCTGGAATGTCATCGGAAAAAGCATGGAAAATAGCGCGACGGGATCATGGAAAAACCGATAGCCCGAACGCCGGCTGGCCGATGGCCGCCGCCGCCGGGGCTTTACAGGTGCGGTTGGAAAAGACCGGACAGTATCTCCTGGGTGATCCGGTGAGGCCTTTAGCCACCGGTATCGTAGATGATTCGCTCCGCTTGATAAATTGGGCGACATGGATATGGTTTCTGGCCTGTTATGCCGTCGGAGGTGCCCTGATTGCGTTCGGTTAA
- a CDS encoding ABC transporter related protein (KEGG: dev:DhcVS_590 ABC-type cobalamin/Fe3+ siderophore transport system, ATPase component~PFAM: ABC transporter related~SMART: AAA ATPase), with product MLRLGVEKLSIAYGNKEVVHDISFAIEGGEMVGLVGPNGSGKSTLIKTLSRVLKPTSGRVTANGNDIAELSRKELAKLISVVPQTPWLPSAYTAFEIVLMGRNPHLGTFQYEGEKDLTIAWDAMVRAGVQQFAQRRISELSGGEIQSVLIARALAQETAGVLLDEPTANLDIGRQIEVLNLIKDECKKRHLAVIAAIHDLNLAAHYCEKLVLIRKGELYAFGTPSEVITTDNICQVYGPGSYVHNHPLTGLPAVLPKVGNIRNGDTCI from the coding sequence ATGTTGAGACTGGGAGTCGAAAAACTATCCATCGCTTATGGGAACAAGGAAGTCGTCCATGATATATCCTTTGCCATAGAAGGTGGCGAAATGGTGGGGTTGGTCGGGCCGAACGGGTCCGGCAAATCAACTTTGATTAAAACGCTGAGCCGCGTGTTGAAACCGACCAGCGGCAGAGTAACTGCCAACGGAAACGATATTGCCGAGCTTAGCCGGAAAGAACTTGCCAAGCTGATCAGCGTTGTACCGCAGACCCCCTGGCTACCCAGCGCTTATACCGCTTTCGAAATAGTGCTGATGGGGCGTAATCCTCATCTGGGGACTTTTCAATATGAGGGCGAGAAAGACTTGACCATAGCCTGGGATGCTATGGTCAGGGCGGGCGTACAGCAATTCGCGCAACGACGAATATCAGAACTATCCGGCGGGGAAATCCAGAGCGTGCTGATAGCGCGAGCGCTGGCACAGGAGACTGCCGGGGTTTTACTTGATGAACCAACCGCCAATCTCGATATCGGCCGGCAAATCGAGGTGCTGAATCTGATCAAGGACGAATGTAAAAAACGACACCTGGCGGTTATTGCCGCGATTCATGACCTGAATCTGGCCGCTCATTACTGCGAGAAACTGGTACTTATCCGAAAGGGAGAACTCTACGCTTTCGGCACACCCAGTGAAGTGATCACCACCGACAATATCTGTCAGGTGTATGGGCCAGGTAGTTACGTTCATAATCACCCATTGACGGGCTTACCAGCCGTTTTGCCTAAAGTGGGCAATATCCGCAACGGTGATACTTGCATATGA
- a CDS encoding transport system permease protein (PFAM: transport system permease protein~KEGG: deg:DehalGT_0583 transport system permease protein) translates to MSVTELQQRTEEVARTWRTRLIAIISLAVILVFVGGLATTIGSVDIPLGTTFKILLDKLPFIDISPDWSVSHELIISNIRLPRVLLACIVGVALAVAGASYQGLFRNPLADPYLIGVAQGAALGAVLGFLFPVAIFGGATGAVPIFAFAGALISVSMVYLLARVGNVIPVTTLILAGVAMGALFSAIVSYLITISGDKIHGIIFWMMGSFSSSQWDEVKITWPVILVGVGIIFLFARALNIIQLGEDQAKQLGIDVEKVKIILLAVSTLITAAAVSFVGIIGFVGIIVPHAVRLIWGPDHRFLLPLSALVGGIFMILADILARTLMAPTEIPIGIITAICGAPFFLYLLRKRTRVLF, encoded by the coding sequence TTGTCCGTAACCGAACTCCAACAACGAACCGAAGAGGTTGCCCGAACCTGGCGGACCCGGCTCATCGCCATTATTTCATTGGCGGTGATTCTGGTATTTGTAGGCGGATTGGCGACTACCATTGGCAGTGTGGATATCCCCCTAGGCACAACATTTAAGATATTACTGGATAAACTGCCGTTTATAGATATATCACCAGATTGGTCGGTCTCGCACGAACTGATTATTTCAAATATTCGGTTACCAAGGGTCCTTCTGGCCTGTATTGTGGGAGTTGCTCTGGCGGTAGCTGGCGCCTCATACCAAGGGCTGTTCCGTAATCCGTTAGCCGATCCATATCTCATCGGCGTGGCACAAGGGGCGGCACTGGGGGCGGTACTGGGATTCCTGTTCCCGGTGGCCATATTCGGAGGTGCCACCGGAGCCGTCCCCATTTTCGCCTTTGCCGGAGCGTTGATAAGTGTGTCTATGGTATACCTCCTGGCCAGAGTAGGCAACGTGATACCGGTGACCACGCTGATTCTGGCCGGTGTGGCTATGGGAGCGTTGTTTTCGGCGATCGTTTCCTATCTCATTACCATCAGTGGTGATAAAATCCACGGCATAATATTCTGGATGATGGGTAGTTTCTCTTCCAGTCAGTGGGATGAAGTAAAGATTACATGGCCGGTGATACTCGTGGGTGTCGGTATTATTTTTCTTTTTGCCCGTGCGCTGAATATCATTCAATTGGGAGAGGATCAGGCCAAGCAACTGGGGATAGATGTTGAAAAAGTAAAGATTATCCTGCTGGCGGTGTCCACTCTGATTACGGCGGCGGCCGTTTCCTTTGTCGGCATTATTGGTTTTGTCGGTATTATAGTCCCCCACGCCGTCCGTCTGATATGGGGGCCTGACCATCGGTTTCTGCTTCCACTGTCGGCGCTGGTCGGCGGAATATTCATGATTCTGGCCGATATCTTAGCCAGGACGCTGATGGCGCCGACTGAAATCCCGATTGGGATTATTACCGCGATATGCGGGGCCCCGTTCTTCCTGTATCTGCTTAGAAAAAGAACCAGGGTGTTATTTTAG
- a CDS encoding periplasmic binding protein (PFAM: periplasmic binding protein~KEGG: det:DET0684 ABC-type cobalamin/Fe3+-siderophores transport system, periplasmic binding protein, putative): MFKLNQAVISTTLVSVTVLAGVLSGCQQEQTAIEDLVPETTYPLTITDQLGRVVTIKSEPQRIISLAPSNTEIIYSLRLQERLVGVTTYCNYPEAALDKPKVGGFSTVDAELITNAQPDVIFAANIHSGKAIPQLESMGLIVVAISPDDIYEVIQAIELVGKVSNVNHVAQPLVKGFNERIDAVTSKTTTLRQEQRTRTFYIVWHDPLQSIGSTSFIHSLIEAAGGSNIAGDIEEKYPKLSLETVIGKNPQAIIAQIGMGTGEDGPLIYAQTEPLLAQTDARQSGTIFGVISDEVGRPGPRIVDALEELAKRLHPDLFK, translated from the coding sequence ATGTTTAAGTTAAATCAGGCGGTGATTTCAACAACACTGGTTTCAGTGACGGTACTGGCGGGGGTATTGTCCGGGTGCCAGCAGGAACAGACAGCTATCGAGGATTTGGTGCCCGAAACGACTTATCCATTGACCATCACCGACCAGCTGGGACGTGTTGTCACCATTAAAAGTGAACCTCAAAGAATAATTTCACTGGCTCCCAGCAATACGGAAATCATTTATTCTCTGCGGCTCCAGGAGCGTTTGGTCGGGGTAACGACCTATTGTAATTACCCCGAGGCGGCGCTGGACAAGCCTAAAGTCGGCGGGTTCTCCACCGTAGATGCCGAACTCATTACAAATGCACAGCCGGATGTCATTTTTGCGGCAAATATACATTCCGGTAAGGCTATCCCTCAACTGGAAAGTATGGGCCTAATTGTAGTGGCGATCAGCCCCGATGATATTTATGAAGTCATCCAGGCTATAGAGTTGGTTGGGAAAGTATCTAATGTTAATCATGTTGCTCAACCTCTGGTTAAAGGATTCAATGAAAGAATTGACGCGGTTACCAGCAAAACCACGACACTCCGTCAGGAACAGCGAACCAGGACCTTTTATATTGTGTGGCACGATCCTTTGCAGAGTATCGGTTCTACCTCCTTTATTCATAGCCTCATTGAAGCGGCCGGCGGTTCCAACATAGCTGGTGACATCGAAGAAAAATATCCCAAGCTGAGCCTGGAAACGGTCATCGGAAAGAATCCCCAGGCGATCATTGCTCAGATAGGTATGGGAACGGGCGAGGACGGCCCCCTGATATATGCTCAAACTGAACCGTTACTGGCACAGACGGACGCCAGACAAAGCGGGACGATATTCGGTGTAATATCCGACGAGGTGGGGCGACCGGGGCCGAGGATAGTCGATGCTCTCGAAGAACTGGCAAAGAGGCTTCACCCTGACCTTTTCAAGTAG